The genomic DNA CAAGCCTGAATTCGAAGCTTCACAGGTACGCGTGTTAAAAGACATGGTATCAAAAGGTTTAATTTACAAAGGTAAGAAGCCGATCTACTGGTCACCGACAAGTGAATCATCACTTGCTGAAGCGGAACTTGAGTATCAGGATAAAAAATCCCCATCAATTTATGTGTCATTTAAAGTTAAAGACGGCAAAGACACTGTTGATGCAGGTGTAAATTTTGTTATCTGGACAACAACACCGTGGACAATTCCGTCAAACCTTGCACTCGCTGTACACAAAAACTTAAACTACGTACAGTTTAACTATGACGGTGAGGAATATATCGTAGCTGAAGATCTGCTCGATACTTTTGCTGAAGAAGTCGAATTCGATAAGGAACAGATTACACGCACGAAAGAGTTTAAAGGATCAGAGCTTGAATATATTACTGCATCACACCCGTTATTCGACCGTGAGAGCCTTGTAGTGCTCGGCGACCACGTAACGACTGAAGCGGGTACCGGCGTGGTTCACACAGCACCGGGTCACGGTGACGATGACTTTAAAGTCGGTCAGCAGTACGGTCTTGATGTATTAAGCCCTGTCGACCACAAAGGTGTCTTCACTGATGAAGCAGGAAAATACGAAGGCTTATTCTACGATGATGCAAATAAAGTGATTTCAGAAGATCTGAAAGAAGCAGGCGCATTATTAAAGCTGTCATTCTACACACACTCGTACCCGCATGACTGGCGTACGAAGAAACCTGTAATCTTCCGTGCGACACCGCAATGGTTCGCATCAATTGAAGGGGTTCGTGAAGACATTCTGAACTCGTTAATGGAGACGAAATTCCAGGTTGAATGGAACCGTAAACGCATGTACAACATGATTAAAAACCGCGGCGACTGGGTTATTTCTCGCCAGCGCGTCTGGGGAGTGCCGTTACCGTTTTTCTACGGTGAAAACGGTGAGGAAATTATCGATGCTGACGTACTTGAACACGTGGCAACTCTGTTTGAAGAGCACGGCTCCAACATTTGGTTCGAGTGGGACGCGAAAGATTTACTTCCTGAAGGATTCACGCATGAAAGTGCTCCAAACGGTGTCTTCACTAAAGAAACAGACATTATGGACGTATGGTTCGATTCAGGTTCAACGCACCGCGGTGTACTTGACTACAGAGAGAACTTAACATACCCGGCTGACCTTTACTTTGAAGGTTCGGACCAGTACCGCGGATGGTTCAACTCATCACTGATTACAAGTGTTGCAACAAAAGGCCATTCGCCGTATAAAGAATTACTGTCACACGGTTTCGTAATGGACGGTCAGGGCAAGAAGATGTCGAAATCTCTCGGCAACGTGATTCTTCCGACAAAAGTTATGCAGCAGATGGGTGCAGATATTATCCGCCTGTGGGTAATGTCATCAGACTTCCAGGAAGATGTCCGTGTATCTGACGACATTCTGAAACAGGTATCGGAAGTTTACCGTAAGATCCGCAACACTTTCAGATTCCTGCTTGGTAACGTCAATGACTTTAATCCTGCAGAAAACAATGTGGCATACGAAGATTTATACGAAGTCGATAAATATATGTACAACCGCTTTAACGAGCTGAAAACATTTATGCTTGATGCATATGACCGTTATGACTATGTAACGATGTATCAGACGGTTCAGAACTTTATCAACGTTGACCTGTCTAACTTCTACCTCGATTACGGCAAGGATATTCTGTACATTGAAGCTGAAGATGCACCGATCAGACGCAGTCTGCAGACTGTACTGTACAAAATTCTTAAGGAATTAAACTTAGTGCTTGCACCTGTACTTGTTCATACAGCTGAAGAAATTTATGAGCACACACCGCACACTGAGAAGGAAAGTGTTCACCTCGAGCATTTCCCTGAGCGTGAGGAAACAGATGCTGCCTTAATCGACAAATGGCAGAAATTCATGATGGTGCGCGACGATGTTTACAAAGCGCTTGAATCTGCCCGCAATGAGAAGACAATCGGTAAATCTCTAGATGCTAAAGTCACACTGACGCAGCCTTTAGACTTTAACCTGGATGATATCCGGGGCAACCTGGAACAGTTCTTCATCGTGTCTCAGGTCGAAGTGGCTGATTCCGTTGAAGGCGGCACTGAGTACGAAGTAGTTACGGTTAAAGTTGAACACGCTGATGGCGAACGCTGTGACCGCTGCTGGAACTACTCAACTGCAGATTCAATTGTAAACGGCGAAGATGACATTTGCCCAAGATGCCGTGAAGTAGTGGACGCAAAGTAAGCGATGAAACAATACAGAATACTGCCTATGGCTGTCGTTGGAATTATTGTTCTTGCAATAGATCAGCTGACGAAATATTTAGTGGCAACACGGATGGAACTTGGAGAGTCCATTCCGGTTCTCGGGGAGTTTTTTAAGATAACTTCCCACCGCAACAGCGGTGCCGCATGGGGGATGTTTGAAGGACGTATGATGTTCTTCTATATCATTACCGTCTTTGTAGTAATATTTTTAGCGTATTTCTATAAGACGGAAGCGAAGAATAATTTATTAATGCAGCTCGGCATCACACTGCTGATATCAGGGGCGCTCGGTAATTTTATCGACCGTCTGCTGTTTCAGGAAGTGGTCGATTTTGCAGACGTACTTCTGATCACTTATGATTTCCCTATTTTTAATGTGGCGGACAGTGCCCTTACTGTCGGCGTGATTATAATGTTAATCGAAGTATTTATAACGGGAAGAGGTAAAGAAGAAAAATGAATGTAACTATAACTGAAGAAAATGCAGGCACAAGACTGGATACAGTACTTGCAGGCATCGTTCCAGACACATCCCGTACAGATATACAAAACCGCGTGAAGTCGGGTCACATTACAGTGAACGGCAAAACGGTTAAACCGAACTATAAAGTAAAAGACGGTGACCATATCGAATTCTTTGAACGTGAAAACGTGGAAGCTGATATTGAACCTGAAAATTTAAACCTGGAAATTGTGTATGAAGACGACGACGTCGCGGTCGTTAACAAAGAACGCGGCATGGTTGTTCACCCTGCGGCAGGACATGCATCCGGTACGCTCGTTAACGGACTGATGGCACAGCTCGATAACCTGTCAGGCATTAACGGCGAGCTTCGTCCGGGTATCGTTCACCGAATCGATAAAGACACATCAGGTCTCCTGATGGTTGCAAAACACGACGTGTCACACCGTCATTTAGTTGACCAGCTTGTTGAAAAATCGGTAACGAGAAAATACACAGCACTTGTGCACGGTGTTATCCCGCATAACCTCGGAACGATTGAAGCACCGATCGGCCGCAATCCGAAAGAGCGTCAGGATATGGCTGTTGTCGATGATGGCAAAGAAGCGGTTACACACTTTAATGTACTTGAGCGTTTTGATAAGTTTACGCTTGTGGAATGCATTCTTGAAACTGGCCGTACGCACCAGATCAGAGTACACATGAAGTATATCGGTTACCCGCTGGCGGGAGATCCGAAATATGGCCCGAGAAAAACACTGGATGTCGGCGGACAGCTGCTGCATGCAGGCACACTCGGATTTACACACCCTAAAACAGGCGAGCGTCTGGAATTTAAATCAGAACTGCCTGTATACTTTACCGATGTACTGGAAGAAATGCGTCAGGCTGAAAAATAAATAACTGCTTGACTTAAAACTTCGGGATTGGTATGATGATTTCAATCAAATGAATACGAAGTCTTTAAATTTTAGTCCTGTGAGGCTGAGAAGACGTGAACTGCACAAAGACAGTAATCTGGGCCGGAATGGGCAGATTACGGCGATGCTCTGTGCAAAAATATAGGATAACTATATACTCATGTCTTCTGGCATGAGTATTTTTTTATGCAAAAATGGAGGAATTGGAAATGACGGCAAAAACAATTATGGACAGCGTTCAGATTAAAAGAGCAATTACACGCATGTCACACGAAATACTGGAAAAACATAAAGGCAGCGAAAACATCGTACTGCTCGGCATTAAAACACGAGGTGAACATCTTGCGGTCCGCATTCAGGAACGCATTGAAGAAATAGAAAGGGTTAAGCTCCCGACGGGCACGATTGATATCAGCGCATTCCGGGATGACCGTCCGGAAGATATTAAAGCGGATAACTCGGTAGTGGTCAATGCTGACTTTACGGATAAAGACGTTGTAATAGTGGATGATGTACTGCAGACGGGACGTACGATAAGAGCAGCGATTGATGCGATACTCAACACGGCGAGACCGACGACAATCTCACTTGCGATACTCGTTGACAGAGGACACAGAGAGCTGCCGATCAGACCGGATTATATCGGTAAAAACATTCCAACATCAAAAGCGGAAAAAGTTTCAGTGAAAGTGGAAGAAGTGGACGGGGAAACGAGTGTTACCATACTTTAATTAAAAGGGGATTGGATGATGGCAAAGTTTGAAGATGAAATTTTTCAGCGCAGCGTGGAACCTGAGCTTGATGTACACGAAAGACCGAGGTTTTTACAGGGACTGCTCCTAAGTTCGCAGCACCTGTTTGCAATGTTCGGTGCGACAGTACTTGTACCGTTCCTGACGGGGCTGCCGGTCAGTGCGGCACTCATAGCAAGCGGAATCGGAACGCTGCTTTACATTCTTATAACAAAAGGCCAGATACCGGCATATCTCGGCTCAAGCTTTGCTTTTATACTGCCGATTACAATCGCACTCGGTGCAAACACACTGGGTGAAGTGCTGACAGCATTGTTTTTCAGCGGGGTGCTATACGTACTCATCGGGCTCGTTATCAGACTGGCAGGCTCCGGTTGGATAATCAGGCTGCTGCCTCCGATAGTCGTAGGGCCTGTCATCATGGTAATCGGCCTTGGTCTCGCACCGGTTGCAGTGGATATGGCCATGTATACGGACTCCGGAAATCAGGAAGGCTACAGTATGACATACATCGCTGTTGCACTGATTACACTGACGATTACAATACTTGCCTCAATTTTTCTTAAAGGTGTGCTCGGCCTGATTCCGATACTTATCGGTATTATTGGCGGTTACATCGCAGCACTAATGTTTGGCATCGTTGACCTTGAATTGATCAGGGACACCGGCTGGTTTGTTCTGCCTGACCTTTACATTCCTTATCAGGACTATACACCGGCAATGAATATCGGATTGTTTATGGTCATGCTGCCAATCGTCTTCGTTACAATTTCCGAGCATATCGGACATCAGATGGTTATAAACAAAATTGTCGGGCGCAACTTCTTTAAGAAACCCGGACTTCACCGTTCGATTATCGGTGACGGTGTCGCAACGATGTTTGCGAGCACAATCGGGGGGCCGCCGACGACAACTTACGGTGAAAACATCGGAGTACTCGCAATCACGAGAATCTTCAGCGTCTGGGTGATCGGCGGGGCAGGGGTACTCGCTGTCATACTCGGCTTTGTCGGCAAGTTCACAGCAGTAGTGCAGAGCATTCCGTCACCGGTGATGGGCGGTGTGTCCATACTGCTCTTCGGAATCATCGCATCAAGCGGACTTCGCATGCTGGTCGACGCAAAAATTGACTTTGATAATAAACGCAACCTGGTTATCGCATCTGTGATATTAGTTATCGGGATCGGTAAAGCACATTTAGACTTCACAATAGGCAACATTCCTTTCAATCTGGAAGGTATGGCGCTCGCGGCAGTAGCGGGAATTATTCTAAATCTAATTTTACCTGAGAGGGAGACGAACTAAATGAAAAACTTATTATCTATGGAACATGTCACTCCGAAAGAAATCGAAGCATTAATCACGAGAGCAATCGATATTAAACACGGCAGACCGGTAATGAAATTAAACGGCAAAACAGTTGTGAATCTGTTCTATGAGAACTCTACGAGAACAAAGCTGAGTTTTGAAATGGCGGAGAAGAACCTTAACGTTGAGCGCCTGCCGTTCGATGTGGCGACAAGCTCGGTATCAAAAGGGGAGTCACTGTACGACACATGTAAAACGCTTGAAGCAATCGGCGCGGACGCACTGGTGATCAGACATCCGGATAATAAGTATTATGAAACACTCGAAAATCTCAACATCCCGGTCATTAACGGCGGTGACGGCAGCGGTTCACACCCGACACAGTCACTGCTCGATATGATGACAATTTACGAAAATCTCGGTCAAATATGCGGACTGAAAATTGCGATTGTCGGAGACATTAAACATTCGCGTGTCGCAAAATCAAATGCGCAGGCACTGACTAAAATGGGAGCTGAAGTGTACTTCTCGGGACCTCGTGAACTGCAGGATAATTCACTTCAGATTTCACAAATCAGCATCGATGAAGCGGTGGAGGTATGCGATGTTATTATGCTGCTCCGCGTACAGCATGAACGCCATGAATCTTACTCCGAAATGCCGAAAGAAGAATACAATGCATTGTACGGCATGAACAAAGCACGTATGGATCAGATGAAACCGCATGCTCTTGTCATGCACCCGGCACCGATTAACCGCGGTGTGGAGATTACTGACGAAGCAGTAGAAGGCGATAAGAGCGTAATCTTTGAGCAGATGACAAACGGCGTATTTATGCGCATGAGTATTTTAGAATCAGTACTGGACGGAGAGGGGACGAGCATCAATGCTTTTGAAAAACGCTACGCTGTTACTCAATAACAAAGAGCAGGTATCAGATGTGTATATTAAAAACGGTAAGATTGAAAGTGTCGGACAGAACCTGACAGGAGACGGTGAAGTTATCGACTGTACAGGGCTGTTGCTGACACCTGGTCTTGTCGATGTCCATGTGCACTTAAGAGAACCGGGATTCGAACATAAAGAAACGATTAAATCGGGTACGAAAGCAGCGGCGCGCGGCGGATTTACGACAATCTGTCCGATGCCGAATACGAATCCGATTATCGATACACCGGAAATACTCCGTGATTTAAATGAAAAAATTGAAAGCGATGCTGTCATTAAAGTACTGCCTTACGTGTCGATAACCACGGGTCTTAAAGGCGAGGAACTAGTAGACTTCGAAAAGTTAAAAGCAGAAGGTGCGTTTGCTTTCACTGACGACGGTGTCGGCGTACAGAGTGCGGATATGATGTACCGCGCGATGCAGAGCGCATCAAAACTCGATATGGCGATTGTTGCGCATACCGAAGAAAATTCACTGATATACGGCGGCGCGATACACGAAGGGAAAACGAGTGCAAAGCTCGGTGTAAAAGGTATTCCATCAATTACTGAGTCGACGCAGATTGCACGGGATGTGCTGCTTGCCGAAGCGGCTGACTGTCATTACCATGTATGTCACGTTTCAACGAAAGAGAGCGTCAGAGTAATCCGTGACGCGAAACGTGCCGGTATTAAAGTGACGGCGGAAGTGACGCCTCATCACCTCGTACTCGATGAGAACGATATTACAGAAAAAGATCCAAACTATAAGATGAACCCGCCGCTCCGAGCTTCTGAAGACAGGGGAGCACTAATTGAAGGGCTGCTTGACGGCACAATCGACTTTATCGCAACTGACCACGCACCGCATCAGGATGATGAAAAAGCGGCAGGCATTGAAACGGCACCTTTCGGTATCGTCGGTATTGAAAATGCATTTCAGCTCATTTTTACAAAACTTGTTAAAACAGGGGTGTTTACGCTGCAGCAGCTGGTCGACTGGATGACAGTCAAGCCGAGTGAAGTATTTAAACTGGACAGCGGGACGCTTAAAACAGGGAGAGCGGCAGACATTACACTGATTGACTTAAACCGCGAGTATATGCTCGATAAAAACGAATTTTTATCGAATTCTAAAAATACGCCGTTCCACGGTGAGACGCTGTTAAGCGATATCGCGATGACAATCGTTGACGGAAAAGTAGTGTACGAGAATAAGTAAAATACAGGGGTGCTGACATGCTTCAACTTGCGACCGCAATATCCAAAGCTGAAATTGCCGATAATATTTATGAACTTGTACTGAAAACTGAACTTGATAAATATACGCTCCGTCCGGGACAGTTTGTGCATGTGAGAGTGTCAAAATCGACAGAACATATGCTGAGACGTCCGATATCCATATCGAATATTGATCAGAACAATAATGAAATTACGATAATATTCAGGGCGGAAGGTCCGGGCACAAAAAAACTTGCGGAAACGGCTGCCGGAGATACAGTGGATGTGCTGATGCCGCTCGGCAACGGATATAATACTGATTCTGCCAAACCGGGAGAACATGTGCTGATCATCGGAGGAGGTATCGGAGTACCGCCGTTGTATGAACTGTCAAAACAGTTGAATGCTAAAGGTGTTAAAACGACTCATATACTTGGTTTTAACAGTAAAAAAGACGTGTTTTACGAAGCGGCGTTTAAGGTACTCGGTGAAACGTATGTCGCAACAGCAGACGGAACATACGGCACGAAGGGATTTGTCACTGATGTGATTAAAACAACCGGTACGGCATTTGATAAATTTTATGCA from Jeotgalicoccus saudimassiliensis includes the following:
- the ileS gene encoding isoleucine--tRNA ligase, giving the protein MDYKDTLLMPKTAFKMRGGLVNKEPKMQQHWEDIDLYNKKLELNKGNTPFVLHDGPPYANGNLHMGHALNKIIKDFINRNKQMQGYYTPYVPGWDTHGLPIEQALTNKGVDRKSMTIEEFRNKCIEFANSQIDIQRDGFKRMGIDGEWDNPYLTYKPEFEASQVRVLKDMVSKGLIYKGKKPIYWSPTSESSLAEAELEYQDKKSPSIYVSFKVKDGKDTVDAGVNFVIWTTTPWTIPSNLALAVHKNLNYVQFNYDGEEYIVAEDLLDTFAEEVEFDKEQITRTKEFKGSELEYITASHPLFDRESLVVLGDHVTTEAGTGVVHTAPGHGDDDFKVGQQYGLDVLSPVDHKGVFTDEAGKYEGLFYDDANKVISEDLKEAGALLKLSFYTHSYPHDWRTKKPVIFRATPQWFASIEGVREDILNSLMETKFQVEWNRKRMYNMIKNRGDWVISRQRVWGVPLPFFYGENGEEIIDADVLEHVATLFEEHGSNIWFEWDAKDLLPEGFTHESAPNGVFTKETDIMDVWFDSGSTHRGVLDYRENLTYPADLYFEGSDQYRGWFNSSLITSVATKGHSPYKELLSHGFVMDGQGKKMSKSLGNVILPTKVMQQMGADIIRLWVMSSDFQEDVRVSDDILKQVSEVYRKIRNTFRFLLGNVNDFNPAENNVAYEDLYEVDKYMYNRFNELKTFMLDAYDRYDYVTMYQTVQNFINVDLSNFYLDYGKDILYIEAEDAPIRRSLQTVLYKILKELNLVLAPVLVHTAEEIYEHTPHTEKESVHLEHFPEREETDAALIDKWQKFMMVRDDVYKALESARNEKTIGKSLDAKVTLTQPLDFNLDDIRGNLEQFFIVSQVEVADSVEGGTEYEVVTVKVEHADGERCDRCWNYSTADSIVNGEDDICPRCREVVDAK
- the lspA gene encoding signal peptidase II, whose product is MKQYRILPMAVVGIIVLAIDQLTKYLVATRMELGESIPVLGEFFKITSHRNSGAAWGMFEGRMMFFYIITVFVVIFLAYFYKTEAKNNLLMQLGITLLISGALGNFIDRLLFQEVVDFADVLLITYDFPIFNVADSALTVGVIIMLIEVFITGRGKEEK
- a CDS encoding RluA family pseudouridine synthase, whose amino-acid sequence is MNVTITEENAGTRLDTVLAGIVPDTSRTDIQNRVKSGHITVNGKTVKPNYKVKDGDHIEFFERENVEADIEPENLNLEIVYEDDDVAVVNKERGMVVHPAAGHASGTLVNGLMAQLDNLSGINGELRPGIVHRIDKDTSGLLMVAKHDVSHRHLVDQLVEKSVTRKYTALVHGVIPHNLGTIEAPIGRNPKERQDMAVVDDGKEAVTHFNVLERFDKFTLVECILETGRTHQIRVHMKYIGYPLAGDPKYGPRKTLDVGGQLLHAGTLGFTHPKTGERLEFKSELPVYFTDVLEEMRQAEK
- the pyrR gene encoding bifunctional pyr operon transcriptional regulator/uracil phosphoribosyltransferase PyrR is translated as MTAKTIMDSVQIKRAITRMSHEILEKHKGSENIVLLGIKTRGEHLAVRIQERIEEIERVKLPTGTIDISAFRDDRPEDIKADNSVVVNADFTDKDVVIVDDVLQTGRTIRAAIDAILNTARPTTISLAILVDRGHRELPIRPDYIGKNIPTSKAEKVSVKVEEVDGETSVTIL
- a CDS encoding solute carrier family 23 protein; translated protein: MAKFEDEIFQRSVEPELDVHERPRFLQGLLLSSQHLFAMFGATVLVPFLTGLPVSAALIASGIGTLLYILITKGQIPAYLGSSFAFILPITIALGANTLGEVLTALFFSGVLYVLIGLVIRLAGSGWIIRLLPPIVVGPVIMVIGLGLAPVAVDMAMYTDSGNQEGYSMTYIAVALITLTITILASIFLKGVLGLIPILIGIIGGYIAALMFGIVDLELIRDTGWFVLPDLYIPYQDYTPAMNIGLFMVMLPIVFVTISEHIGHQMVINKIVGRNFFKKPGLHRSIIGDGVATMFASTIGGPPTTTYGENIGVLAITRIFSVWVIGGAGVLAVILGFVGKFTAVVQSIPSPVMGGVSILLFGIIASSGLRMLVDAKIDFDNKRNLVIASVILVIGIGKAHLDFTIGNIPFNLEGMALAAVAGIILNLILPERETN
- a CDS encoding aspartate carbamoyltransferase catalytic subunit, which encodes MKNLLSMEHVTPKEIEALITRAIDIKHGRPVMKLNGKTVVNLFYENSTRTKLSFEMAEKNLNVERLPFDVATSSVSKGESLYDTCKTLEAIGADALVIRHPDNKYYETLENLNIPVINGGDGSGSHPTQSLLDMMTIYENLGQICGLKIAIVGDIKHSRVAKSNAQALTKMGAEVYFSGPRELQDNSLQISQISIDEAVEVCDVIMLLRVQHERHESYSEMPKEEYNALYGMNKARMDQMKPHALVMHPAPINRGVEITDEAVEGDKSVIFEQMTNGVFMRMSILESVLDGEGTSINAFEKRYAVTQ
- a CDS encoding dihydroorotase; translation: MLLKNATLLLNNKEQVSDVYIKNGKIESVGQNLTGDGEVIDCTGLLLTPGLVDVHVHLREPGFEHKETIKSGTKAAARGGFTTICPMPNTNPIIDTPEILRDLNEKIESDAVIKVLPYVSITTGLKGEELVDFEKLKAEGAFAFTDDGVGVQSADMMYRAMQSASKLDMAIVAHTEENSLIYGGAIHEGKTSAKLGVKGIPSITESTQIARDVLLAEAADCHYHVCHVSTKESVRVIRDAKRAGIKVTAEVTPHHLVLDENDITEKDPNYKMNPPLRASEDRGALIEGLLDGTIDFIATDHAPHQDDEKAAGIETAPFGIVGIENAFQLIFTKLVKTGVFTLQQLVDWMTVKPSEVFKLDSGTLKTGRAADITLIDLNREYMLDKNEFLSNSKNTPFHGETLLSDIAMTIVDGKVVYENK
- a CDS encoding dihydroorotate dehydrogenase electron transfer subunit — translated: MLQLATAISKAEIADNIYELVLKTELDKYTLRPGQFVHVRVSKSTEHMLRRPISISNIDQNNNEITIIFRAEGPGTKKLAETAAGDTVDVLMPLGNGYNTDSAKPGEHVLIIGGGIGVPPLYELSKQLNAKGVKTTHILGFNSKKDVFYEAAFKVLGETYVATADGTYGTKGFVTDVIKTTGTAFDKFYACGPKVMLKVLDETMPMDGFISLEERMGCGFGVCYACVCETTAGGQVKICTDGPVFEKGAVVL